Proteins from a genomic interval of Drosophila melanogaster chromosome 2R:
- the CG45086 gene encoding uncharacterized protein, isoform A, whose translation MFSTAYRKINKYKKHKICRKLNTKGATKCFV comes from the exons atgtt TTCCACTgcatacagaaaaataaacaaatacaagaagcataaaatatgcagaaaattaaatacaaaaggaGCCACTAAGTGTTTCGTGTGA
- the Amph gene encoding amphiphysin, isoform C — protein MTENKGIMLAKSVQKHAGRAKEKILQNLGKVDRTADEIFDDHLNNFNRQQASANRLQKEFNNYIRCVRAAQAASKTLMDSVCEIYEPQWSGYDALQAQTGASESLWADFAHKLGDQVLIPLNTYTGQFPEMKKKVEKRNRKLIDYDGQRHSFQNLQANANKRKDDVKLTKGREQLEEARRTYEILNTELHDELPALYDSRILFLVTNLQTLFATEQVFHNETAKIYSELEAIVDKLATESQRGSNTLRKQTSNPIKTSSPVQSPVNKLNNANINSNYQNQITTNGGSSLANSHANTADLPPGVLYRVKATYGYAKEDVDELSFEIGDLIRVIEYDDPEDQFFIANLQEEGWLMGQKEGTNEKGLFPANFTRPI, from the exons ATTCTACAAAACTTGGGCAAAGTCGATCGCACTGCGGATGAAATCTTCGACGATCACCTGAACAACTTCAATCGCCAGCAGGCGAGTGCCAACAGATTACAAAAGGAGTTCAATAACTACATAAGATGTGTTCGCG CCGCACAAGCCGCCTCCAAGACTCTGATGGATTCCGTTTGCGAGATCTACGAGCCACAATGGAGCGGTTACGATGCCCTGCAAGCACAAACGGGTGCCTCGGAAAGTCTGTGGGCGGACTTTGCGCACAAATTGGGGGATCAAGTCCTCATTCCGCTCAACACATACACTGGACAGTTTCCCGAAATGAAG AAAAAAGTAGAGAAGCGCAACCGAAAGCTGATTGATTACGATGGCCAACGACACTCGTTTCAGAATCTGCAGGCCAATGCCAACAAGCGCAAAGATGATGTCAAA CTAACCAAAGGACGCGAGCAGCTGGAGGAAGCTAGACGCACCTACGAAATCCTGAACACGGAACTGCATGACGAGCTGCCCGCCTTGTATGACTCTAGGATACTGTTTCTGGTCACCAACTTGCAGACACTCTTCGCCACAGAGCAAGTGTTCCACAACGAAACGGCTAAG ATTTACTCGGAACTGGAGGCAATCGTCGACAAATTGGCCACAGAATCGCAGCGCGGCTCCAATACGCTACGCAAGCAAACAA GCAATCCCATCAAGACATCGAGCCCAGTGCAGTCGCCAGTGAATAAGTTAAACAATGccaacatcaacagcaactATCAGAATCAAATAACTACAAACGGTGGCTCCAGTTTGGCAAACAGCC ATGCCAATACTGCTGACTTGCCGCCTGGAGTTCTGTACCGGGTGAAGGCCACCTATGGCTACGCCAAGGAGGATGTGGATGAGCTGAGCTTCGAGATTGGTGACCTTATTCGCGTTATTGAGTACGACGATCCCGAGGATCAG TTCTTTATTGCCAATTTACAGGAGGAAGGCTGGCTGATGGGTCAGAAGGAGGGCACCAACGAGAAGGGACTCTTCCCCGCCAACTTCACGCGTCCCATCTGA
- the CG45086 gene encoding uncharacterized protein, isoform B, giving the protein MFSTAYRKINKYKKHKICRKLNTKGATKCFV; this is encoded by the exons ATGTT TTCCACTgcatacagaaaaataaacaaatacaagaagcataaaatatgcagaaaattaaatacaaaaggaGCCACTAAGTGTTTCGTGTGA
- the Amph gene encoding amphiphysin, isoform B, with amino-acid sequence MTENKGIMLAKSVQKHAGRAKEKILQNLGKVDRTADEIFDDHLNNFNRQQASANRLQKEFNNYIRCVRAAQAASKTLMDSVCEIYEPQWSGYDALQAQTGASESLWADFAHKLGDQVLIPLNTYTGQFPEMKKKVEKRNRKLIDYDGQRHSFQNLQANANKRKDDVKLTKGREQLEEARRTYEILNTELHDELPALYDSRILFLVTNLQTLFATEQVFHNETAKIYSELEAIVDKLATESQRGSNTLRKQTSNPIKTSSPVQSPVNKLNNANINSNYQNQITTNGGSSLANSQPRPESPAAALVSATPSSPVENGVTTKSLERPELSGLNASAKATTTTQTSPTEDKAVVSEAVKPSETEGAAVAASVTPAPPATPAQINGNNNEPSIVKEGGKQPKELPSTTSNAEAAAEAAANNGNSIEEHKQKKLDANTADLPPGVLYRVKATYGYAKEDVDELSFEIGDLIRVIEYDDPEDQEEGWLMGQKEGTNEKGLFPANFTRPI; translated from the exons ATTCTACAAAACTTGGGCAAAGTCGATCGCACTGCGGATGAAATCTTCGACGATCACCTGAACAACTTCAATCGCCAGCAGGCGAGTGCCAACAGATTACAAAAGGAGTTCAATAACTACATAAGATGTGTTCGCG CCGCACAAGCCGCCTCCAAGACTCTGATGGATTCCGTTTGCGAGATCTACGAGCCACAATGGAGCGGTTACGATGCCCTGCAAGCACAAACGGGTGCCTCGGAAAGTCTGTGGGCGGACTTTGCGCACAAATTGGGGGATCAAGTCCTCATTCCGCTCAACACATACACTGGACAGTTTCCCGAAATGAAG AAAAAAGTAGAGAAGCGCAACCGAAAGCTGATTGATTACGATGGCCAACGACACTCGTTTCAGAATCTGCAGGCCAATGCCAACAAGCGCAAAGATGATGTCAAA CTAACCAAAGGACGCGAGCAGCTGGAGGAAGCTAGACGCACCTACGAAATCCTGAACACGGAACTGCATGACGAGCTGCCCGCCTTGTATGACTCTAGGATACTGTTTCTGGTCACCAACTTGCAGACACTCTTCGCCACAGAGCAAGTGTTCCACAACGAAACGGCTAAG ATTTACTCGGAACTGGAGGCAATCGTCGACAAATTGGCCACAGAATCGCAGCGCGGCTCCAATACGCTACGCAAGCAAACAA GCAATCCCATCAAGACATCGAGCCCAGTGCAGTCGCCAGTGAATAAGTTAAACAATGccaacatcaacagcaactATCAGAATCAAATAACTACAAACGGTGGCTCCAGTTTGGCAAACAGCC AACCACGCCCGGAatccccagcagcagcactagTATCAGCCACGCCCAGCAGTCCCGTCGAGAATGGGGTGACCACCAAATCATTGGAGCGTCCCGAGCTCAGTGGTCTGAATGCGAGTGCCAAGGCAACCACAACCACGCAGACATCGCCCACGGAGGATAAGGCGGTGGTCAGTGAAGCAGTGAAGCCATCGGAAACTGAGggagcagcagtagcagcatcTGTGACACCTGCCCCGCCAGCGACACCTGCCCAAatcaatggcaacaacaatgaacCCTCGATTGTTAAGGAAGGTGGCAAACAGCCCAAGGAACTGCCATCTACCACATCCAATGCAGAAGCTGCTGCCGAGGCGGCGGCCAACAATGGCAATTCCATCGAGGAGCACAAGCAGAAGAAACTAG ATGCCAATACTGCTGACTTGCCGCCTGGAGTTCTGTACCGGGTGAAGGCCACCTATGGCTACGCCAAGGAGGATGTGGATGAGCTGAGCTTCGAGATTGGTGACCTTATTCGCGTTATTGAGTACGACGATCCCGAGGATCAG GAGGAAGGCTGGCTGATGGGTCAGAAGGAGGGCACCAACGAGAAGGGACTCTTCCCCGCCAACTTCACGCGTCCCATCTGA
- the Amph gene encoding amphiphysin, isoform A, producing MTENKGIMLAKSVQKHAGRAKEKILQNLGKVDRTADEIFDDHLNNFNRQQASANRLQKEFNNYIRCVRAAQAASKTLMDSVCEIYEPQWSGYDALQAQTGASESLWADFAHKLGDQVLIPLNTYTGQFPEMKKKVEKRNRKLIDYDGQRHSFQNLQANANKRKDDVKLTKGREQLEEARRTYEILNTELHDELPALYDSRILFLVTNLQTLFATEQVFHNETAKIYSELEAIVDKLATESQRGSNTLRKQTSNPIKTSSPVQSPVNKLNNANINSNYQNQITTNGGSSLANSPTSTSSSLQEPRFDSVSSTPEPRPESPAAALVSATPSSPVENGVTTKSLERPELSGLNASAKATTTTQTSPTEDKAVVSEAVKPSETEGAAVAASVTPAPPATPAQINGNNNEPSIVKEGGKQPKELPSTTSNAEAAAEAAANNGNSIEEHKQKKLGNDTTVTATETVTVTQHSVTSTDTDNIVTISDTNTDTDTKTSTGTSQKGRPVPVVNRHSVNNLNKNPFEDDDERIYEVPADANTADLPPGVLYRVKATYGYAKEDVDELSFEIGDLIRVIEYDDPEDQEEGWLMGQKEGTNEKGLFPANFTRPI from the exons ATTCTACAAAACTTGGGCAAAGTCGATCGCACTGCGGATGAAATCTTCGACGATCACCTGAACAACTTCAATCGCCAGCAGGCGAGTGCCAACAGATTACAAAAGGAGTTCAATAACTACATAAGATGTGTTCGCG CCGCACAAGCCGCCTCCAAGACTCTGATGGATTCCGTTTGCGAGATCTACGAGCCACAATGGAGCGGTTACGATGCCCTGCAAGCACAAACGGGTGCCTCGGAAAGTCTGTGGGCGGACTTTGCGCACAAATTGGGGGATCAAGTCCTCATTCCGCTCAACACATACACTGGACAGTTTCCCGAAATGAAG AAAAAAGTAGAGAAGCGCAACCGAAAGCTGATTGATTACGATGGCCAACGACACTCGTTTCAGAATCTGCAGGCCAATGCCAACAAGCGCAAAGATGATGTCAAA CTAACCAAAGGACGCGAGCAGCTGGAGGAAGCTAGACGCACCTACGAAATCCTGAACACGGAACTGCATGACGAGCTGCCCGCCTTGTATGACTCTAGGATACTGTTTCTGGTCACCAACTTGCAGACACTCTTCGCCACAGAGCAAGTGTTCCACAACGAAACGGCTAAG ATTTACTCGGAACTGGAGGCAATCGTCGACAAATTGGCCACAGAATCGCAGCGCGGCTCCAATACGCTACGCAAGCAAACAA GCAATCCCATCAAGACATCGAGCCCAGTGCAGTCGCCAGTGAATAAGTTAAACAATGccaacatcaacagcaactATCAGAATCAAATAACTACAAACGGTGGCTCCAGTTTGGCAAACAGCC CGACATCTACCAGCTCGTCGCTGCAAGAGCCTCGATTTGATTCAGTTTCTTCAACACCAGAACCACGCCCGGAatccccagcagcagcactagTATCAGCCACGCCCAGCAGTCCCGTCGAGAATGGGGTGACCACCAAATCATTGGAGCGTCCCGAGCTCAGTGGTCTGAATGCGAGTGCCAAGGCAACCACAACCACGCAGACATCGCCCACGGAGGATAAGGCGGTGGTCAGTGAAGCAGTGAAGCCATCGGAAACTGAGggagcagcagtagcagcatcTGTGACACCTGCCCCGCCAGCGACACCTGCCCAAatcaatggcaacaacaatgaacCCTCGATTGTTAAGGAAGGTGGCAAACAGCCCAAGGAACTGCCATCTACCACATCCAATGCAGAAGCTGCTGCCGAGGCGGCGGCCAACAATGGCAATTCCATCGAGGAGCACAAGCAGAAGAAACTAGGTAATGACACAACAGTCACAGCCACAGAAACAGTAACAGTCACCCAGCACTCAGTTACATCAACAGATACCGATAATATAGTAACCATATCAGATAcgaatacagatacagatactaaGACCAGCACAGGCACTAGTCAGAAAGGTAGACCAGTACCAGTAGTTAATAGGCACAGCGTAAATAATCTTAATAAGAATCCGTTTGAGGATGACGACGAACGCATCTACGAGGTGCCCGCTG ATGCCAATACTGCTGACTTGCCGCCTGGAGTTCTGTACCGGGTGAAGGCCACCTATGGCTACGCCAAGGAGGATGTGGATGAGCTGAGCTTCGAGATTGGTGACCTTATTCGCGTTATTGAGTACGACGATCCCGAGGATCAG GAGGAAGGCTGGCTGATGGGTCAGAAGGAGGGCACCAACGAGAAGGGACTCTTCCCCGCCAACTTCACGCGTCCCATCTGA